A genomic window from Balaenoptera acutorostrata chromosome 20, mBalAcu1.1, whole genome shotgun sequence includes:
- the EFNB3 gene encoding ephrin-B3 isoform X2: protein MGAPQSGPGGVRVGALLLLGFLGLVSGLSLEPVYWNSANKRFQAEGGYVLYPQIGDRLDLLCPRARPLGPHSSPNYEFYKLYLVGGAQGRRCEAPPAPNLLLTCDRPDLDLRFTIKFQEYSPNLWGHEFRSHHDYYIIATSDGTREGLESLQGGVCLTRGMKVLLRVGQSPRGGAAPRKPVSEMPMEKDRGVAHSLEPGKENTAGLFLFPSILLPVSPFIYPLGFLSCTSPISRVGASKHFSPQLPLLTPLTNHSPQSAKNGGLMGKALALHPSSGHG from the exons ATGGGGGCCCCCCAGTCTGGGCCGGGGGGCGTGCGAGTCGGGGCCCTGCTGCTGCTCGGTTTTTTGGGGCTGGTGTCTGGGCTCAGCCTGGAGCCCGTCTACTGGAATTCGGCGAATAAGAG GTTCCAGGCAGAGGGTGGTTACGTGCTCTACCCTCAGATCGGGGACCGGCTAGACCTGCTCTGCCCCCGGGCCCGGCCTCTTGGCCCCCACTCCTCTCCTAATTACGAGTTCTACAAGCTGTATCTGGTAGGGGGTGCCCAGGGCCGGCGCTGTGAGGCACCCCCTGCCCCAAACCTCCTTCTCACTTGTGACCGGCCAGATCTGGATCTCCGCTTCACCATCAAGTTCCAGGAGTATAGCCCTAACCTCTGGGGCCACGAGTTCCGCTCACACCACGATTACTACATAATTG CCACATCGGATGGAACCCGGGAAGGCCTGGAGAGCTTGCAGGGAGGTGTGTGCCTCACTAGAGGCATGAAGGTGCTTCTTCGAGTGGGACAAA GTCCCCGAGGAGGGGCTGCCCCCCGAAAGCCTGTGTCTGAAATGCCCATGGAAAAAGACCGAGGGGTGGCCCACAGCCTGGAGCCTGGGAAGGAGAACACAGCAG GTCTGTTCCTCTTCCCTAGCATCCTCCTCCCTGTATCTCCTTTTATTTACCCTCTTGGCTTCTTATCCTGTACCTCTCCCATCTCCAGGGTGGGGGCATCAAAGCATTTCTCCCCTCAGCTCCCTCTTCTGACTCCTCTTACCAACCACTCCCCTCAGTCTGCCAAAAATGGGGGCCTTATGGGGAAGGCTCTGGCACTCCACCCCAGCTCAGGGCATGGGTAG
- the EFNB3 gene encoding ephrin-B3 isoform X1, with translation MGAPQSGPGGVRVGALLLLGFLGLVSGLSLEPVYWNSANKRFQAEGGYVLYPQIGDRLDLLCPRARPLGPHSSPNYEFYKLYLVGGAQGRRCEAPPAPNLLLTCDRPDLDLRFTIKFQEYSPNLWGHEFRSHHDYYIIATSDGTREGLESLQGGVCLTRGMKVLLRVGQSPRGGAAPRKPVSEMPMEKDRGVAHSLEPGKENTAGDPTSNATSRGAEGPLPPPSMPAVAGAAGGLALLLLGVAGAGGAMCWRRRRAKPSESRHPGPGSFGRGGSLALGGGGGMGPREAEPGELGIALRGGGAADPPFCPHYEKVSGDYGHPVYIVQDGPPQSPPNIYYKV, from the exons ATGGGGGCCCCCCAGTCTGGGCCGGGGGGCGTGCGAGTCGGGGCCCTGCTGCTGCTCGGTTTTTTGGGGCTGGTGTCTGGGCTCAGCCTGGAGCCCGTCTACTGGAATTCGGCGAATAAGAG GTTCCAGGCAGAGGGTGGTTACGTGCTCTACCCTCAGATCGGGGACCGGCTAGACCTGCTCTGCCCCCGGGCCCGGCCTCTTGGCCCCCACTCCTCTCCTAATTACGAGTTCTACAAGCTGTATCTGGTAGGGGGTGCCCAGGGCCGGCGCTGTGAGGCACCCCCTGCCCCAAACCTCCTTCTCACTTGTGACCGGCCAGATCTGGATCTCCGCTTCACCATCAAGTTCCAGGAGTATAGCCCTAACCTCTGGGGCCACGAGTTCCGCTCACACCACGATTACTACATAATTG CCACATCGGATGGAACCCGGGAAGGCCTGGAGAGCTTGCAGGGAGGTGTGTGCCTCACTAGAGGCATGAAGGTGCTTCTTCGAGTGGGACAAA GTCCCCGAGGAGGGGCTGCCCCCCGAAAGCCTGTGTCTGAAATGCCCATGGAAAAAGACCGAGGGGTGGCCCACAGCCTGGAGCCTGGGAAGGAGAACACAGCAG GTGACCCCACCAGCAATGCAACCTCCCGGGGTGCTGAaggccccctgccccctcccagcatGCCCGCAGTGGCCGGGGCAGCAGGGGGGCTGGCGCTGCTCTTGCTGGGcgtggcaggggctgggggtgccATGTGTTGGCGGAGACGGCGGGCCAAGCCTTCGGAGAGTCGCCACCCTGGTCCTGGCTCCTTCGGGAGGGGAGGGTCTCTGGCCCTGGGGGGTGGAGGCGGGATGGGACCTAGGGAGGCTGAGCCTGGAGAGCTAGGGATAGCTCTGCGGGGCGGTGGGGCTGCAGACCCCCCCTTCTGTCCCCACTATGAGAAGGTGAGTGGTGACTATGGGCATCCTGTGTACATCGTGCAGGATGGGCCCCCCCAGAGCCCTCCAAACATCTACTACAAGGTATGA